The genomic region AATATATGAACATCTACAATATTGCTATTTATATCAAAGTTTATATCAAATACATTTTGTAAAATCATATTTCTCGTAACAATTTTTTCTGCATTTTTTGCTAAATATTCAAGTAGTTCAAACTCTTTTGCTGTTAAATCTATCTTTTTATTATTTCTAAAAACTTCCTTTTTTACTAAATCTATCGTTAAATCTGCATATTTAATTTTTGTAAATTCCTCTATATTTTTTGTTCTTCTTATTAATGCATTTATTCTTGCTATTAATTCAGGAAAGCTAAATGGTTTTGTTAAATAATCATCTGCACCAATTGATAGACCTTTTACTTTATCTTCAACCGATTCTTTGGCACTTAAAATTAAAATAGGTGTTTTTATTCCTTTTTTTCTAACAGTTTCTATAATCTGGAAACCGCTCATTTTTGGTAGCATTATATCTAAAATGATAACATCATAATTTTGATACAGAATATAATTTAAGCCTTCTTCTGCATCTTTTGCCTTATCTACCTCAAATCCTTCTTCTTTTAATTTTTTAGAAATAAGGTTAAGTAATTTATTATCATCTTCTACAACTAAAATTCTCATTTATCTACCCTTTTAAGATATTTTCAATATCTTCCCTTTTTATTATACCAACAAATGTATTGTTATAAAAAACCGGTAAAAAATCCAGATTATATTGATTCATTAATTTATATGCTTTTACGACCGTATCATCTGTAAAAACAAAAACAGGTATAGGATAGCTAAAATCTTTTACTTTTTTATCTTTATTTTCATTTATAAAATATTCATCAAAATCATAAAGATTAATAAATCTAATTTCTCCATTATCCATTAATACTGGATAGTATTTGTATATAATCGGAATATCTATCAAAGAGATTATACTTTCATTAAAAAATATAGGTTTTAATGGATTTGTTAGATGTTTTACCCTATATTTTGCTAATTTATAAGCAAGATATGTTTGCTGATATGCAATATTTGCAGAATTTATTAAAAACCAACCAAGAAATCCAAGCCATAATCCATTTATAATATTTCCGGAG from Venenivibrio stagnispumantis harbors:
- a CDS encoding response regulator transcription factor; translated protein: MRILVVEDDNKLLNLISKKLKEEGFEVDKAKDAEEGLNYILYQNYDVIILDIMLPKMSGFQIIETVRKKGIKTPILILSAKESVEDKVKGLSIGADDYLTKPFSFPELIARINALIRRTKNIEEFTKIKYADLTIDLVKKEVFRNNKKIDLTAKEFELLEYLAKNAEKIVTRNMILQNVFDINFDINSNIVDVHIFRLREKIDRGFDKKLIHTVRGFGYVLKTDES